The following nucleotide sequence is from Paeniglutamicibacter kerguelensis.
CTTCTTGGCAGCGATTTCCTCGAAGATCGGGGATTCGTCCACGGCGCGGCGGACCAGGAAGCCGACGATGATCAGCACGATGCTCAGCAGGAACGGAATGCGCCAGCCCCACTGGAGGAACTGTTCGCCGGGGGAGATGACGCCGGTCATCAGTGCCGTGACGCCCGAAGCCAGCAGCATGCCCAACGGGACACCCAGCTGCGGGAACGCGCCGGCGCGGCCGCGGCCGTCCTTGGGTGCGTGCTCGACGGCCATCAACACCGCGCCGCCCCATTCGCCACCCGCGGAAATGCCCTGCAGGATGCGCAGGCTCAGCAGCATGATCGGGGCCGCGACGCCCGCGGTTTCATACGTCGGCAGCACGCCGATGAGGGTGGTTGCGGCGCCCATCATGATCAGGGTGATCACCAGCATGGCGCGGCGGCCGATCTTGTCGCCGTAGTGCCCGGCCAGGAAGGCGCCGAGCGGGCGGAAGAGGAACGAGATGCCAACGGAGGCGAAGGAGAGCAAGAGGCCGATCTGGGCGCCGGCCGGCTTGAAGAAGAGCTCGGCGAAGATCAGGCCTGCGGCCGTGGCGTAGATGAAGAAGTCGTACCACTCGATGGTGGTGCCGATGATGGTGGCAAAGGCGACGCGGCGCGAATTGGCGCGCTGGGCCGGCGTTTGGGTGCGTGTGGAACTCATGGTGCGGGTGCTCCTCGGTGAGCGGGCTGTTCATGGCGGGAGAATGCGGCTCTGTGCAGTGTCGGATTCCGGGGATGTGATCCGCGACAATGCGATGCGTCACCCACCAGTGTTTCAGCCCACATAGTTTGAGTAAACTTCAATTTGATGTACAACTTTTTTGATTGGACTTAAGAATGCTTCGTTTCTCGCTGCGCCAGCTCGAGCTGATGGCGGAACTGCCCCGCCATCCAACCCTTGGCTCGGCCTCGGCCGAACTCAGGATTTCCGAATCCGCACTGTCTCAGGCCATTACCGCCGTGGAGAGGATCGCGGGCGAGCAACTGTGCGTACGCCGAAAGTCCCACGGCATACACATGACGCCGGCAGGCCAGTACTTCGCCGACAAGGCGCGCCGCATCGTCGCGGACGCCCTGGAGCTGGGAAGCACGTTCCCCCGTACGGAGGGACGCCTGCGCGGACCCGTGGCGATCGGGTGCTTTGCATCATTCGCCAGCCATGTTGTGCCCTCCGTTCTTGAAGGATTCCCGGCGCTTCACCCGGAAATCGATGTTTCGGTGCGTGTTGGTACCCATGACGACCTGCTTCCGGCCCTGGAAAACGGGGAACTCGACCTGGCGATCGTCTATGACCTCTTGTTGCCCACGGGGCTTGCGAAACGGCACATCTATGAAACCCGACTGGAAGTCGTCTTGCACCCGGACCACCCTCTGGCCGCGCGGAAATCCCTGTCGATACGCGACCTGGAAGACGAACCGCTGATCAACTACGACTCCAGCCCCAGCACCGAAAACACCCGTCGGCTCTTTGCTGATGCCGGATTGCACCCCAAACTCGCCTATTCCCTTCCCCAGGTGGTGCTGGTCAACGCCATGGTGGGCCGTGGGCTGGGCTACGGACTGCTTATGGCCAGGCCCAACAACCCGTCGATGACGCTGGAAGGATTGCCCGTGGCCATCAGGGACCTCGAGCCTCCGAACAGCCCCAGCGCCGTCGTGGCGATCTGGCCGCAGGCCTCCACGCTCAGCCCCCGGGCCGAGGCTTTCCTGGGCCACTCCATCGATGTCATGCGCGGGGCCTGGAACCGGGACTGAGCGCCATCCGCCTATGCGGGCGCCGGCTGCGGAATCCCTGTCAACGACTTGGCAAGGGCCTTGAAGCTGAATCCCGGTGCGGAGATTTCGTCCGTGGTCAGGGCCAGGCCGAGGTCCACGAGCTTGCGTGCGGCGATGTGGTCGGCCGGCGAGTTCACCGACTCCACGGCGGCAAGCGCCCCGTTGCGCAGCAGCGCGATGGAGAACTTCCCGGCGGCGGGATCCCCAAGCAGCACCGGTTCGTCGCCGGGTTCCGACACGCCGGCGATCTGCAGCCTGATGGCACCCTGGGTGCTCCAGAACCACGGGGTCTGGGCGTAGGACGATTCGTCGCCCATGATGCTGCGGGCCGCATGGCGGCCCTGGTCCGTGGCGTTCTGCACCGATTCCAGGCGCATGCGCGCCCCGGAGTCCCGATGGGGGAAGGACGCGCAGTCGCCGACGGCCCACACCCCGGGAACCGAGGCCCGCAGCGCGGAATCAACCACGATCCCGTTCTCCACCTCCAGTCCCGCGGCCTGCGCCAGTTCGGTGCGAGGGTTCACTCCCACACCGTAGAGCACCAGGTCGGCCGGGTAGCGTGTGCCGGTGGTGGATTCCACGGACAGGCCATCCCCGTCGCGGTGGATTGCCGCCACGCCCTCGTTCAGGCGCAGGTCGATCCCGTCCCCGGTGTGACGCTGGGTGAACCAGTCCGAGGCCGTGGCCGAGAGCGCGCGTCCCATGGGGCGCGGGGCGAATTCCAGCACCGTGACCTCCAGCCCGCGGGCCCTGGCCCCGGCGGCGAACTCCAGGCCGATGAACCCGGCCCCGACCACAACAACCTTCCGGGCGGTGGATAGTGAATCATGCAGCCGCCGGGCGTTGGTGAGCGTGCGAAGCTCGTGCACGCCGTCCAGGTCGGAGCCCGGGCAGGGCAGTGCCCGGTTGGCGGCACCCGTGGCAAACACCAGGTGGGTGTAGTCCAATGACGTGCCACCGGAAAGCCTCACGGAGCGTGCCTCGGTGTCGACGGAAACCGCTGTTGCCGCCAACAGCGTGATGTCCTTGGCCGCGAAGAAGCCGGGGCCGCGCAACGGCAACGGTTCGGCCGTGGATTCGGGCCCGAGGTAGTCCTTGGACAGCGGCGGGCGCTGGTAGGGGGAGTGGGCCTCGTCGTTGAGTATGGTGATGGCCCCGGTGAAGCCCTCGGCGCGCAGGGAATCCGCCACCTGGATGCCCGCCTGCCCGGCCCCGATGATGAGGACCGACTCGCTGGAAAAGTTCTCCATGGGCCTAGACCTGGTCCGAGGGGACATCGACCACGATGTTGCCGAGCTCGCCGGACATCTTGATCTGGCAGCCCAGGCGCGAGGAGTCGGTGCGCTCGGCGGTGGTGCAGTCGAGCATTTCGTCCTCGTCGTCGCTGACCTCCGGCAGTTGACCGGCGAATTCGGGGCGGACGAACACGTGGCAGGTGGCGCACATGGCCTGGCCGCCGCATTCGCCGACGATGCCCTCGATGCCGTTGGTGACGGCGGCGCGCATCAGCGAGGTGCCCTCCTCGACGGTGACTTCGGTGGCTTCGCCAGTGGGCTGGGTAAAGGTGATGGTAGGCATGCTGGGGGAATCCTTTGGGAAAATACGTGAAATCGGGGGAACGAAAACGGTGGCTGTTTAGCCCCAGAGCACCGGCATCTTGGTCATGCCGCGGAAGACCCAGCCCGCGTCGACGGTCTCGGCGCTTGGATCGAGGCGCAGGTTCGGCAGCTTCTCGAACACCGACGGCATGGCAATCTGGGCGACCTGTGCCCTGGCGATCCAGGTGCCGGCGCAGAAGTGCACGCCGCCGCCGAAGCCCAGGTGCGGCTTCTTGGGGCGGAAGATGTTGAAGGTTTCCGGGTCCTCGAAGACCTCCGGGTCGCGGTTTGCGGCGCCGAGCACCACACCCAAGCGAGCGCCCTTGGGCAGCCTGACCCCGCCCAGGACCAGGTCGGTGGTGGTTTCGCGCGGGTACATGCCGATCGGGGCGACCCAGCGCACCGACTCCTCGAAGGCGACGGCGTGCAGCTTCGGGTCCGCCTTCACCGCGGCCAGCTGTTCCGGGTTGTTCAGCAGCGCCCACACGGTGGTGGCAAGCACGTCGCGCGGCTCGTTCAACCCGCCGCCGATGGTCATCTTGAGGTTGGCACGGATGGCCTCCAGCGGGATCGGCATGGAAGCCAAGCCCGAAAGCAGCGACTGATCGGGGTTCTTGGCCAGGTGGGGCAGCATCTCGTCGATGGCGGCGTCGACCTCGTCGGAGGATGCCTTCGCCTTGGCCCAGACCTCGGGGTCGTCGGCGTAGTTGCCGGTCCCATCGATCAGCGTTTGGCTCCAGCGCTGCATGTCCTGCTGGGTGGCGTTGTGGAAGCCCATGATCAGCCGGAGGTTTTCACCGGTGTAGGGGGCCGCATAGTCCCAGACGAAGTCGGCGCCTGGGCCCTTGGCCAAAAGTTCGGAGAGGTACTTCTCGTTGTTGGCCTCGAAAATGGCGTTCCAGTGCTTCTTGATGGTGCCCGGGCGCAGGGTGGATCCGTAGGCATCGCGGTCGACCTGGTGCTCGGGGTTGTCCTTGCGGAGCATGGAATGTCCCATCGAGCGCTTCATCAGCGAGTTGTGTTCGTTGGCGGAGAAGCGCGCCTCGTCCTGCTCGATCTCGTGGCATGCGGCATAGGATGTGACCATATAGCGATTGACGGCCGGGACCCAATGCACGGGGGATTCCTCGCGCATCCGCTGGTAGATCGGGAACGGGTTCTCGTGCAGATCCGGGATGGTGACCCAGTCGGCGACCGGGGCTTCGATTCCCGCATCGAACGTCGTTGCTGCCGCCGCGGCGGCTTCGCCCGCGGCCGCGGCGGTTTCGGTGGGCGTGCTTGCCCCGGTGAACGGACAGGTGGCGGCGGGAACGGCTGAGTGGCTCATCTGGCTGGATCTCCTGGAAAGTGACGACTGCTTGACACCAAGTGTGACCCGCGGCATAACCATGGGTAAAGTACGAATTCCAGTGCTGTATCCACGGTTTTTGAGAGGTTATTGATGCCCAAGTACACGTTGCGGCAGCTCGAGTGCTTTGTGGCCGTCGCGGAACACGGGTCGATCGCCGCGGCGGCAGAGGCATTACGGCTCTCGCCCTCGGCCATCACCGGGGCCCTGAACGAGCTTGAACGGATCTTCAACTCGCAATTGACGATCCGGCGCAAGGCGCACGGTGTGAGCCTGACTCCGTCGGGGGACTACGTGATGGCCAAGGCCCGCGGACTGCTGCACGAAGCCACGGACCTGCAGGAGATGGCCGCCGAAGCGGGAACGACCCTGCGTGGCAAGGTGGCCATCGGCTGCTATTCATCCTTGGCCCCAACGCTCCTGACCAGACTCATGGCTGAGTATGCGCTCCGATACCCCGCAGTGGAGCTGGACTTCTATGCTGGGACGCAGCAGGAAATCCACGAGATGCTGCTTTCGGGCGAGCTGGATCTGGCCATCGCCTATGAGTTGACGGTTCCGCCCGGACTCACGCGCAAGCGGCTGCTGGACGCGGTGCCAGCGGTGGTGTTGCCGGCGGATCACCCCTTGGCGGAAAAACCCAAGGTGGCGCTCGCCGAACTCGTCAACGAGCCCATGATCTTGCTGGACGTCAATCCGAGCCGTGAAAACACCGAGATGATGTTCTCGGCGGCGGGGTTGAGTCCCTGGATCCGCTTCCGCACCACCGACTTCGAGGTGACTCGTTCGATGGTGGCCCGGGGGATGGGCTACGCGATATTGGTGCAGCGTCCGGTCGCGGACGTCTCCTATGAGGGGAAGCATCTGGCGGTACGCCCGATCCATCCGGCCACGCGCAACGTGCCCATTTCCATGGTGTGGAACGGCCGCGTCCGCTTTTCACGCAGTGCCGAGGCCATGCTGGAGCTGGCCCTTGAATTACACCGTCCGGCTACCCGCAATCGCGGGTAGCCGGACGACCGGGTGCGTTGGCGGTCAACTACTTGAAGAGGCCACTTTGCAGAATGTTGATGACGGCCGGACCCAGAATGACAATGAACAACACCGGGAAGATGAACGTCAAGAGTGGGAAGAGGACTTTTACCGGCAGTTTCATGGCTTTTTCCTCGGCCCGCTGACGGCGCTTCACACGCATTTGCGCGGCCTGTGTCTTCAGTACCTTGACGATTCCTATTCCATAGCGATCCGCTTGAACCACCGCGCGTACAAAGGATTTCAGCTCCGTCACGGAGGAGCGTTCGGCCAAGGCTGCATAGGCGTCTGCCCTGGAACGGCCCAGCTGCATTTCTTGGAGCGCACGGTTCATTTCCTGGGCCATGGGACCCGGACTGGTTGAAGCTACCCGAGCCATTGCCCCCTCGAAGCCCAGCCCTGCCTCGACGGAAATCAGCAACTGGTCCAGGACGTTTGGCAGTTCAAGCTGGATGGCTTCCTGGCGCTTGAGCCCCGAGTTGTAGACCAGTAGGTCCGGTAGGAAGAAACCGAGAACCAACAACGCAGTTGCCATGATAAAGAGCTGTGAAGACGGGCTCGTCAGGAACACGAGGAATCCGAAGCCGCCCAAGAGCAACGCCGCGATTGGCTTGGAAACAATCACTCGATCCAGTGGCCATGTAGCTGGGCGCCCTGCCATGGCCAGCAGACGATCCAGCTTTGCCGCGTAGGTTCCGGAAACCAAATGGCGGGCCAAAGTCGTGAATTCCGATTGCCGTGGTGCTTCTTCGCCAAGGTTAACCTGCGCTCGGTTCAGGTTTTGCCGGATGAGTACCAGCTGGTTCCGGTCGACAGACACAAAGCTCCACGTAAGGAACGCCAGCGGCAACACCACCAGAGCTATGGCAGCCCAACCTATTGTTTCGATATCCACGTCGGCCTCCTCCTAGAACTTGATTTGAACAGTGCGGCTCATCCAAAAAGACCCGATGCACAGCATGATCACGGCGAGGACGAGCATGAAAATACCGAGAGGGTGCGTAAAAAGTGTTCCGATGTAGGTGGGATTGATCAGGCCGAGCATCAGCGTCACTCCGATGGGCAAAGCAACCAAAATGTAAGCGGAGATCTTGCCTTCGGCGGCCAACGCACTGACTTGACCCTTGATCTCAGCCCGCTCGCGAATTGTCTCTCCGACTTGGTCCAGGACCTGGGCCAGATCACCCCCAACCTCGCGATTGATCAGGATGGCTTCAGCAATCCAGGAAAAGTCCTCCGAGCCCATGCGCTGGGCGATTTCCATCATGGTCGATTCCGGGTTCCGTCCCACACGGGCCTCGTTCACGATCCGGCTGAGTTCCTCGGACATCGGCGCTTCGAATTCCTGCGCCGCTGAATCGAAGGCCCGCATGACGGAGTGCCCGGCACGCAGGCTCCCCGAAAGGGTCATCAAAAGGTCGGGCAATTGTGCTTCAAAGGAGCTGCGTCGTTTGGATGTGCGCAAACTCAACACCATCCACCCTACGACTGGCACCAACATTGCGAGCAGGATGGCTCCCAACGGGCCCATGGCCACGAAGCCAAGCAAACCGGCCACGACGGCACCGGAAAACAATAGAACCAGGAATTCGGCGGGTGTCATATTAAGACCGGCCCCTTGAAGTGCCGTCCTGTTGAAGAGACGCCCCCCCTTGTGGCCGATCCCACGCTCCACTGCGCCCACAGCTGCACCGCTAAACCGCGTGATCAGTGAATATTCGGTGTCGCTCACGTTGCCTTGCCGACGACGCTTCAACGGTACATCGGCGCTTGCGGGTCGAAACACGACCAACACCACCAGCAAAATTGCGCCCAGCGAACAGACTAGACCTGCAACGGCCAAAAGTGGGTGCAACGCTACCGCCTCCCTTTGCCGGCATCGATGCCACCGGTAGACATGCTCCCGAAAATACCTGGAGGGAGCGATATTCCAACGTTTTGGAAATGTTCAATGAACCGCGGCCGGACCCCGGTGGGGATGGGCTTGCCGAGGAACCTGCCGTGGGCATCGACGCCGGCACTGTAGTCGAAGACAAATGCATCCTGGAGTGTGACTACATCGCCCTCCATGCCCTGGACCTCGGTAAGGTGCGTGACACGGCGCGTTCCGTCCCGTAAACGAGTTAGCTGCACAATCAGGTCAACGGCCGAGCTCACCTGCTCGCGAATGGCGCGAAGCGGCAAATTCAGCCCCGCCATGAGCACCAATGTTTCCAGACGCGCCACGGCATCCCGGGGTGTGTTTGCGTGGACTGTGGAGACCGAACCATCGTGGCCCGTATTCATCGCCTGAAGCATGTCCAACGCCTCGCCACCACGGACCTCGCCAACCACAATCCTGTCCGGACGCATGCGGAGGGAGTTTCGCACAAGATCACGAATCGTCACGGCGCCCTTCCCCTCGATGTTCGGTGGACGGCTCTCCAGACGAACCACGTGTTCCTGCTGGAGTTGGAGCTCCACTGCATCCTCGATGGTGACAATGCGTTCGTTGTCAGGAATGAACCCGGAAAGCACATTGAGCAGCGTTGTCTTGCCAGTGCCGGTGCCGCCGGAAACGATGATATTCAGCCGAGCCTTGACGCACGCATCGAGCAGGTGCGCCATATCTGTGCTGAGGGTTCCCAGATCAATGAGGTTGCGGACCGTCAGCGGGACCTGTCCGAATTTTCGAATGGTCAGGCTGGGGCCGTTGACTGCAAGTGGCGGAATGATGGCATTGACGCGGCTACCGTCCTCCAGCCGCGCATCAACGAGCGGTGAAGACTCGTCGATGCGACGTCCCACCCGGGAAACTATGCGCTCAATGACCCGGCGTAGTTGGTCTTCGGAACTGAATCTGGCATCCACCAGTTCCAGCTGGCCCTTGCGCTCAACGTAGATCTGTTGGAAGTGGTTCACCATGATCTCGGTGACTTCGGGATCGTCCAACAGCCGCTGCAGGGGACCCATGCCCAGGACTTCGTCGCCGATGTCCCGAATCAGGCGGCGCCGTTCTTCGGGGGAGAGCGGAACGTTTTCCGCATCGATTACCTGGCTGAGTTCCTCGCGCGCCATCTTGCGAAGCGACTCTTCGGTCATGGACGAATCCGTGATGCGTGAACCTAGCCGTTTGAACAGTTCTTCGCCCGCACGCGACTTCAAAGCAGCCAAGCCGTCTACGTTGTTCCGTTGCTGGGTCTGGGCAGTCGTGGTGCCACCCATCCGAGCCAACATGCTGTTCGGTTTGATCGAATCGGATTGTTCGGGTTCGGTTACCGGACCAGTGAAGGAGTCTGCTTCGCTCCACGTGGCTTCAGCAGGTAGAAAATCATTGGCTGGGAGGGATTCTTCGTACATTGCCGGAACCACGGGGGGTGCCGGCTGCCGGGCTTCGTTTCGTACGGCATTGAGCCTCTCCGCGAGGTTCATTGCAGCACCTCTCTTCGGTGCGCGCTCTTACGCAGCGCGTCCTTCGAACCCGGGTCGAAGCGTTGGGCAAATTTGTCCAGATTGCGCCATGCAGGCCCTTTGGTTTTTTCGGCGAGCAGAGGAACACCCTTGTTGGTGCTCAGCGATACGGCGCGGGATACCGGAACGACGGCATCAATTGGCAAACCTATGGAGAGTTCAATGTCTTGAACGGTCAAGCCATTGCGCTTGTCGGCAAAGTTCAATACCACGTGACGTCCTTCGGGAACCAGCTGCAACTCACGCAAGACGGCAAGCCCGTTGTTCATGCCCCTGACGCTTGGTACGTCCATTCCACAGACCCATACTGCGTCCGTAGCCATTTCAAGCGCAGCCAGCAGGTGTTCCCCGAGCCCGGGGGCCGTATCCAGCACGACGTACTGGAACTCGGCAGCCAGCTGGCTCACGAGGATGGCCACCTGATCGGGGGTGATGAGGTCGGCGTCCGCAGGGTTCTTTGGTCCGCACAGCGCATAGACGCCGGATCCTCCTACGCTGAGATATGCCTTGAGAACCATGGAATCCTGAGCTGCCGCACCAAAGACCGCATCGGTGATCGTGTGCTCGGGCTCCAGGTTAAGGGCTGTTGCCACGTCTCCGAACTGCAGGTCAAGATCCAGGATCACGACCCCCATGGGCGCAAACTTGGTCAGCCCGACTGCCAAGTTGGTGGCGACGGTGGTTTTTCCCACACCGCCCTTGGGTGACAAGACGGCTATGACGCGTCCACGTTGGCGGTCCGACTTGCCGTCACCGGATTGGCGGCGCCGGCTGTCAGCAGTCAGGCAGTTTCGTTCCAAGAGAATACGAAGTTGCCCGGGCTCGGAACCCGGGTCGGCAATATCGCGGATGCCAGCCCTCATGGCTGTCATGACCAGGTCGGAGTCTGCAGGGGCGGTCAGCACCACCGAGATATCCGGGTGCAATAGGTCCATGGCCGTGGCCAGATCCATTGCCGTGTTTCTGTTGACGTCAGGTCCAAGCAACAACACGTCAGTTGGCTCGCCCAGGCTTCGCAAGAGTAGTTCCTCGGGAGTGAGTTGCGCTGCGGCCGCCGGCACTCGCTGCAGATTTCCGGGCAGTGAACCGTCGATCGCCAGCTGGGCAACCTTTTCAAAGTCAGGAAGATCGGTGAGTAACAGAAAGCGGCTCATTTGAGTACCTCATTAATGGTGATTGGAGTCTTGTTGCCGGCGGGTGTTTTTTTGTTCTGCTTGGTCAGCCACAGGCTTCCGAATTCTTGGCTGTGAATGATTTTTGCTGCCTGCAGTGAATCAACGCCAAACGTCACATATGCCGAACCCGACGGCAACGCCGCCACGTCCTTGCTGGATGAGGTCTGTTCCTGAGGGGCCACCTGGATGGCCGTGACTAGTACCTTGTCGTAAAGAAGCTTCGTGACCTTTTCCTCTTCGGCGTCCTTATTGTTCTTGTCCTTGACCGTGTAATTGCCGAAAACGCCCACGGTGTCGCCGGCCCTCAGCATGGATCCCACGACGCGTGCCGGCTCGAGCAATACCGTCACTTCTTGCTTGCCCTTCGGTACGGCAATCGTTCCGGGAATAAGCATTGAGTCTTCCGTGACTAGTTTGGCGGACAGCAACTGTTCGCCAAGGACCATGTCTTGTGCCAACACCTTTCCGTCCAGGTCCTTGAGCGAGGCAACGGCATCGCCAGTTACGGCTGCAGCTGGCAGCTGTTTGGTGGTCAAGGACTGCCCCAATTCATTGATGGGAGTCCCGGCCGCTATGTTCTTCGTTGCCACAAGTACCTGGACCGGATTTAATGAAGCTTGCGCTCGCGCGTCTGCGGCACTGACATATGTATAGAGGAGTATGGCACCGACAATTGCCAGCACGAGTGCGGCAGT
It contains:
- a CDS encoding 2Fe-2S iron-sulfur cluster-binding protein; its protein translation is MPTITFTQPTGEATEVTVEEGTSLMRAAVTNGIEGIVGECGGQAMCATCHVFVRPEFAGQLPEVSDDEDEMLDCTTAERTDSSRLGCQIKMSGELGNIVVDVPSDQV
- a CDS encoding NAD(P)/FAD-dependent oxidoreductase — translated: MENFSSESVLIIGAGQAGIQVADSLRAEGFTGAITILNDEAHSPYQRPPLSKDYLGPESTAEPLPLRGPGFFAAKDITLLAATAVSVDTEARSVRLSGGTSLDYTHLVFATGAANRALPCPGSDLDGVHELRTLTNARRLHDSLSTARKVVVVGAGFIGLEFAAGARARGLEVTVLEFAPRPMGRALSATASDWFTQRHTGDGIDLRLNEGVAAIHRDGDGLSVESTTGTRYPADLVLYGVGVNPRTELAQAAGLEVENGIVVDSALRASVPGVWAVGDCASFPHRDSGARMRLESVQNATDQGRHAARSIMGDESSYAQTPWFWSTQGAIRLQIAGVSEPGDEPVLLGDPAAGKFSIALLRNGALAAVESVNSPADHIAARKLVDLGLALTTDEISAPGFSFKALAKSLTGIPQPAPA
- a CDS encoding AAA family ATPase; the protein is MSRFLLLTDLPDFEKVAQLAIDGSLPGNLQRVPAAAAQLTPEELLLRSLGEPTDVLLLGPDVNRNTAMDLATAMDLLHPDISVVLTAPADSDLVMTAMRAGIRDIADPGSEPGQLRILLERNCLTADSRRRQSGDGKSDRQRGRVIAVLSPKGGVGKTTVATNLAVGLTKFAPMGVVILDLDLQFGDVATALNLEPEHTITDAVFGAAAQDSMVLKAYLSVGGSGVYALCGPKNPADADLITPDQVAILVSQLAAEFQYVVLDTAPGLGEHLLAALEMATDAVWVCGMDVPSVRGMNNGLAVLRELQLVPEGRHVVLNFADKRNGLTVQDIELSIGLPIDAVVPVSRAVSLSTNKGVPLLAEKTKGPAWRNLDKFAQRFDPGSKDALRKSAHRREVLQ
- a CDS encoding LysR substrate-binding domain-containing protein translates to MLRFSLRQLELMAELPRHPTLGSASAELRISESALSQAITAVERIAGEQLCVRRKSHGIHMTPAGQYFADKARRIVADALELGSTFPRTEGRLRGPVAIGCFASFASHVVPSVLEGFPALHPEIDVSVRVGTHDDLLPALENGELDLAIVYDLLLPTGLAKRHIYETRLEVVLHPDHPLAARKSLSIRDLEDEPLINYDSSPSTENTRRLFADAGLHPKLAYSLPQVVLVNAMVGRGLGYGLLMARPNNPSMTLEGLPVAIRDLEPPNSPSAVVAIWPQASTLSPRAEAFLGHSIDVMRGAWNRD
- the cpaB gene encoding Flp pilus assembly protein CpaB — encoded protein: MKTRLLAGTAALVLAIVGAILLYTYVSAADARAQASLNPVQVLVATKNIAAGTPINELGQSLTTKQLPAAAVTGDAVASLKDLDGKVLAQDMVLGEQLLSAKLVTEDSMLIPGTIAVPKGKQEVTVLLEPARVVGSMLRAGDTVGVFGNYTVKDKNNKDAEEEKVTKLLYDKVLVTAIQVAPQEQTSSSKDVAALPSGSAYVTFGVDSLQAAKIIHSQEFGSLWLTKQNKKTPAGNKTPITINEVLK
- a CDS encoding cytochrome P450 → MSHSAVPAATCPFTGASTPTETAAAAGEAAAAAATTFDAGIEAPVADWVTIPDLHENPFPIYQRMREESPVHWVPAVNRYMVTSYAACHEIEQDEARFSANEHNSLMKRSMGHSMLRKDNPEHQVDRDAYGSTLRPGTIKKHWNAIFEANNEKYLSELLAKGPGADFVWDYAAPYTGENLRLIMGFHNATQQDMQRWSQTLIDGTGNYADDPEVWAKAKASSDEVDAAIDEMLPHLAKNPDQSLLSGLASMPIPLEAIRANLKMTIGGGLNEPRDVLATTVWALLNNPEQLAAVKADPKLHAVAFEESVRWVAPIGMYPRETTTDLVLGGVRLPKGARLGVVLGAANRDPEVFEDPETFNIFRPKKPHLGFGGGVHFCAGTWIARAQVAQIAMPSVFEKLPNLRLDPSAETVDAGWVFRGMTKMPVLWG
- a CDS encoding type II secretion system F family protein codes for the protein MDIETIGWAAIALVVLPLAFLTWSFVSVDRNQLVLIRQNLNRAQVNLGEEAPRQSEFTTLARHLVSGTYAAKLDRLLAMAGRPATWPLDRVIVSKPIAALLLGGFGFLVFLTSPSSQLFIMATALLVLGFFLPDLLVYNSGLKRQEAIQLELPNVLDQLLISVEAGLGFEGAMARVASTSPGPMAQEMNRALQEMQLGRSRADAYAALAERSSVTELKSFVRAVVQADRYGIGIVKVLKTQAAQMRVKRRQRAEEKAMKLPVKVLFPLLTFIFPVLFIVILGPAVINILQSGLFK
- a CDS encoding LysR substrate-binding domain-containing protein, with product MPKYTLRQLECFVAVAEHGSIAAAAEALRLSPSAITGALNELERIFNSQLTIRRKAHGVSLTPSGDYVMAKARGLLHEATDLQEMAAEAGTTLRGKVAIGCYSSLAPTLLTRLMAEYALRYPAVELDFYAGTQQEIHEMLLSGELDLAIAYELTVPPGLTRKRLLDAVPAVVLPADHPLAEKPKVALAELVNEPMILLDVNPSRENTEMMFSAAGLSPWIRFRTTDFEVTRSMVARGMGYAILVQRPVADVSYEGKHLAVRPIHPATRNVPISMVWNGRVRFSRSAEAMLELALELHRPATRNRG
- a CDS encoding type II secretion system F family protein, with protein sequence MSDTEYSLITRFSGAAVGAVERGIGHKGGRLFNRTALQGAGLNMTPAEFLVLLFSGAVVAGLLGFVAMGPLGAILLAMLVPVVGWMVLSLRTSKRRSSFEAQLPDLLMTLSGSLRAGHSVMRAFDSAAQEFEAPMSEELSRIVNEARVGRNPESTMMEIAQRMGSEDFSWIAEAILINREVGGDLAQVLDQVGETIRERAEIKGQVSALAAEGKISAYILVALPIGVTLMLGLINPTYIGTLFTHPLGIFMLVLAVIMLCIGSFWMSRTVQIKF
- a CDS encoding CpaF family protein, giving the protein MLARMGGTTTAQTQQRNNVDGLAALKSRAGEELFKRLGSRITDSSMTEESLRKMAREELSQVIDAENVPLSPEERRRLIRDIGDEVLGMGPLQRLLDDPEVTEIMVNHFQQIYVERKGQLELVDARFSSEDQLRRVIERIVSRVGRRIDESSPLVDARLEDGSRVNAIIPPLAVNGPSLTIRKFGQVPLTVRNLIDLGTLSTDMAHLLDACVKARLNIIVSGGTGTGKTTLLNVLSGFIPDNERIVTIEDAVELQLQQEHVVRLESRPPNIEGKGAVTIRDLVRNSLRMRPDRIVVGEVRGGEALDMLQAMNTGHDGSVSTVHANTPRDAVARLETLVLMAGLNLPLRAIREQVSSAVDLIVQLTRLRDGTRRVTHLTEVQGMEGDVVTLQDAFVFDYSAGVDAHGRFLGKPIPTGVRPRFIEHFQNVGISLPPGIFGSMSTGGIDAGKGRR